TGGACTTTTGGTCACCGATTGACCTCAGTTTAAGCTTTTGactaaaaatgtgacttttccaGAAGTaagcaaagaagaaagagaggaaaaaaagctgaTCCAATCAtagaaaacaagatatttagCAGTTAAAACACAACATACGATTCTGCTAAAGTAACAGAAGTATTCATGTGTTTTGTTGACTCAGACTTCCTAGTTATCTTGACTTCCAGCTGCTTCAGCCTTTGTGCTCGTTTTGAGCTTCATGCTGGTAATGAGTCACAGATACTGAGGTTGTTAgtaaaaatttgtgtttcaCAAGATAAACGTTGCAAAAACCTTATCGTTTTGCAGATTTAACAAGTCGAAAAAAAGGTTTCGATGAGTGCGCAATAAGGttagttgattttattaatgtattaaaatgtaaacactgtGATAGTCAAACATGATGTTTGCAACCAAGAATACAAATTACAGTTGGAGACCTGggcaaaaaatgtttagtttgtctTTGGTTTAGCGTGACAGCAGAGTTTTTGCCTAGATTCACCATCTAAAAATGCATCgcagaaacagtttttagaaTATAAACAATGGATGTTTAACTTTTACCATGTAAATGAATCGTCTGAAATGAGAGCTATTGgagtgttttgtttctaaacTGACAGAAAATCTCCCAAGTTGCTTTTCTAGGAGCTgagatttgtgatttttctgaaGCATTGTTCAGTCCTATTCAGTCGCCTCATTATTGTTCTCACAGCTGGTGTGAATATCGTGTCTCGgatgttcaatgtttttctgcatttacttAAAGCGGGGGAACATACAATGAATCTTCGTCGCTTCCTACAGCAACGTAACCAAGATGTGTTGCAAGCGAGTGGCAAACTGCGATGGTTATATACGGTACAAACAGCTGGGAGGTTTATGTTCACACGTAACATCTGGAAATATTCTGCCATCGTTCACAAACACCGTTTACTTCTGATTTTTTACCAAGATGGAGGAGTTTCTTTTCCGTGTGTGGTCTTCAAGTTAAAAGGTAATTATTAGagattttccatttgtttaCAATAGTTTGGTGGCAAAAACTCAGATTATAATACACTCTGACTCTGATATTTACTGTATTCTACACCAAATTATGAGTTCATTTTAGTTTTCGAAGTTAAACTTAAATGTTTGATGCACAGAATAAGGTGACACTAGGCCTGTCATGACAGCATATTTTggtgagcgattaattgtctcagaaaactattgcgatagacgatatacactgatttaatggaaatgacataataatgactgtgatttcctgccaaagatagatacattttattttaaaagaacacccaacactggaactgataaacaaaacaaccaaaaactaaatggattctcagtctccattagcaaaaatgtacttgaataaaaacaccaaagtgtaaataaatcctgcattcaaccaaaagagtgcagattatgaagtctgtataccatattgcccttcagtaaacattagatttaaatagagaagatgggcataTCCGACtactaggcctgtcgcgataaatgatatatcgattaatcgtacgataaattaaaactatctacatcattttaattatctgcattatcgtctcttccagcctttttctctttctgttgatgacgctaaatgaaaaaaggctcaactccggtgctctccactgtccctcccttcctcatttccttagtttaatgcccagcgcacactacaccatcttagtgctatcggtcgattgtcggcccattttcaaaatctgagatcacacattagccgacagaaatcctaggtataacggttcgatctggttcgatgtgccgtgtggtgtccaacagtgggcacaacataatggctacaagtccagcgctaactaattttaaaccgaaccgttatacctaggatttctgtcggctaaatctctcaggttttgaaaatgggccgacaatcgaccgacggctctaagatggtgtagtgtgcgctggacattacactaaggaaatgaggaaaggagggtcagtggagagcagcggagttgagccttttttcattcattcagtgtcatcaacagaaagagaaaaaggccggaagagacaataatggcgataattaaaatgacgtcgatagttttaatttatcgtacgattaatggatttatcatttatcgcgacaggcctactCAGGATCAATATCCTGTTTGAAGGTCTAGTGATGCCCGAGCACCAGGGAACAAAAACCTCTTTATTGCTACAGTGGAAATTGAAACCTCAGTGGCTGCAGGTCTTTTTTCAGTCACTTGAGGGTTTTTGACCTCCAAACTCCTGGTGTCTCTTCTAATTATCAGGGCcttttgtaactttttgtgCCCCTTCGCCTTTCCATTTTAGGTCAAGGCAATgattttttcctctcaggtttttggacattttttttttaaactgagctGTATTTCCACCATGCAATGAAAAGCTCCCATCAACAGCCCAAAACAATCTGCAAATGTGTGCTTTTAGAAAGAACTCCATCCAGTTAAATCCGTTTGACACGCAAATAGTCACTGAATGCAGGATGCAGTTTgaatttagataaaaataattttgatattaGTGTTCTTCAACtattgaagttgtttttgtctcatttgctGATGGCAACCAGGTGAACAACTTAGGATTTTGCCAATAAAGGTAATTCCTGTCTGTGTTAGGGTAGGCGTTGAATAATTTTAGGTACAACCGCAGAACAGATATGCAATGATTTGACCATCTGTTCTGTGATTTCATGTGAACCATCTACAAGCCTTACCTGTCGACTCCATCCCACCGATAACCTGGTTGAATGTTAAACCGATTTGGAGGCGGTGGAGGCCCTTGGTAGCGAGGTTTCGCTgtgaataaaatcacaaaaacaaacctgttgaCTTGGTGTCTCTTTGGCAAACAGCTAACCGCAGAGACTTTATTGAGGTAAATGAAGGTGAGAGACATTCAAACCTGGCGTTTTTGTGTCGCGCTCCTTTTTGCGCCTGAGCATCCCAGCCATTGGATCCCCTTCCCTTTCCTGCTCTCTCAACATTCGGTCAAGATCCTCGTCGTCGTAGTGACGTGCCAGCGGCTTCTGGGCTTCATGCAGCGCATCTTctagtttctgctgctgcatctgTCCCTGGGCCAACctacaaacattttgatttaatgaaCCACATTACATATTTCAATGTCCTTTCAGATGTCAAATAATGCTTAACAGACTTACCCTCTTCCCCACTGAGCATATTTCTCATCCTTTGCAGCTTTTTCTCCGGCTTTTCTCCTGTGTTCTTCTCTTTCTGAGTCCAAATCCCTCTTTTTACCGCTCTTGTCTCGGAACACCGTTTGGGCATTCCGCGATTCATCTAGTCAAAGTAAGAAACATACAATGAAACATCCTGTATGTTTTAcagtcaaacagaaacaaaatgaagaaaaaatgaaactaaCCTTCGAGtggctgattgtttttttcccgTCGTCggttttcttcctgttctttttttaagacatCAATAGAAACCAGACCTGCTTTTCCCCCTGAAAGCATCCTTGGGccctgtataaataaataaaaaaaatataaaaaaatttgaagcaaaacatgttttgacatTAGTCATGGATATATACAGATATATTTTGGCTTACTTGTGCGGGCCCAGATCTTCGAGGTGGCGACAAGTCGTCATCTGAGTCTTTTCCACTCCGCAGCCGTCTGGGTGGAGACTGGTCAGAATCAGAGCCCTGTCTTCCTTTTGGACGTCTCCTCGGAGGAGATTGATCTGAGTCCCACGCTTCCCGCTTCACAGGCTTTTTTCGAGGAGGTGACTGGTCAGAATCTGAGTCATGCCGATTCTGAGTTCTTTTAGCATCCGGCGATCGTGGATTTGAACTGTGCTTGCTTCTGCTAGGAGAGgaatctaaaaataatatttagatgATCAGTCTACTGTTTTCTGTCAGTCAGGATACACAAACTGTTATTCAAATTAGCTCGTCAAAAGTTTCATCATAACgatgcaaacaaaaagtaaagatgactgaaatgaaaatacttAAGACTTTCTATTGCATCTTTACAGCACCTTACTAAAGTATTCATGGcccttttcatcttttcttaacattttatcGCAATGCAGCCACAAACTATAATGTATTTAGTGAGACTTGGTGTGTTGGAGCACTAATATGTAATATGGTTCATTAAAGTACTGAACGAATAATGATAAATGGctacatctttaaaaagaaaaatctgaaggtGGGGCACCTATTTtgcccttaaataaaatcctgtgcaACTTCAATACTAATtccaaaaaatatcacaaaggtCAAGGAGCACAAGGGTTATGGTATCTCAACAGGAGCTACTAGCCAAGCACTccaaaaatttgactttatgaAAGTGTGATAGAACAACAAGCCAaatttgcagtttgccacatagaaatcaaagcaaaaacaaacagcacgtCAAGCTGAACATCCACCATGCTCATAGTAAAACAaggtagtagtagtagtattatgctgtggggatagCTTTCTTTTGCAAAGCGCTGTATGTCAAAAAAAGATGGTATAAGTTATACAATATCATAGACAGAGTCCAGATTATATTcgaaacaaaaaagtaatttactTTCCCCACCCACCTTTGCTTTGCGCCTTTCTTTGCTTTCCTGAATGCTGCCTTGGAGGTGACGCGTCTGGAGAGTCGTGCCGAGTTTTCCTGGGAGGAGATACATCTGGAGAGTCATGGCGAATTCTCCTGGGAGAAGAAGCATCTGGAGAGTCGTGTCTCTTATTTGTGGTGGGAGAACCGTGTTTATTTCCCTTTAGTGAACGTTCTGGAGAGTTAGGCCGCATTTCGCTTGACACAACAAGGTCTGTGTGTTCACTTCctttctcctcctgctcctcatcctcctcctctctgtcctcatCAGCTACACAACAGGAGATTTGAAGTAAATATCAATCCAGATTCACACATAAacaaattcttattttcttcactgttaCCTCCAACAACTTTCCACCTGTTGCTGGTCCTAAAGACTTCCAGTTGTTTCACATCATCTGGTCGCTCATCAATAAATTCAGCGATCTAAGTACAGAATTCAAAACAAAGTACAATAGTTTCCTTGGAATATCTTTTAACGActacatatattttaatttgcatgtttttaaataaataaagaacatatttatcttgagaaaaaaatatttatttgaatatttgataagtaagtaaaacttaacaataaaatgagtgaatgaataaatgaatttagGCTAGCCTGCAAGCTAACGTTAGCACGATGCTTACCACTGGagcctcctcttcatcttcttcaaCCTCCGTTTGCTCCTTCACCATCTGTCTCCAGTCAATGTCGTCGTCCACTATTTTAAGTCTTCAGATGgaagaaagcaaaataagaCGAATGTCACATCAAGCTACCCGCCAAAGAGTCGCCGAGATTCGAAACTAGCTTGCGCGCTAGTGTAAATCTAAAACGTGAGAATCGCAGTTGGACTTTTCATTCGCTCACCCTCTCTCGGGAACCTTCCGTcgtttcttttttatcttccCTTTTGATTTACTGGAATTGTCGTCTGCTGACAAATACCGTTTGAGGTACTCAGCTTTAGAAAGTTCTGCTCCCTTGCTGTTGCTAGTAGAGGCAGCCATAACT
This window of the Gambusia affinis linkage group LG15, SWU_Gaff_1.0, whole genome shotgun sequence genome carries:
- the bud13 gene encoding BUD13 homolog; protein product: MAASTSNSKGAELSKAEYLKRYLSADDNSSKSKGKIKKKRRKVPERGLKIVDDDIDWRQMVKEQTEVEEDEEEAPVIAEFIDERPDDVKQLEVFRTSNRWKVVGADEDREEEDEEQEEKGSEHTDLVVSSEMRPNSPERSLKGNKHGSPTTNKRHDSPDASSPRRIRHDSPDVSPPRKTRHDSPDASPPRQHSGKQRKAQSKDSSPSRSKHSSNPRSPDAKRTQNRHDSDSDQSPPRKKPVKREAWDSDQSPPRRRPKGRQGSDSDQSPPRRLRSGKDSDDDLSPPRRSGPAQGPRMLSGGKAGLVSIDVLKKEQEENRRREKNNQPLEDESRNAQTVFRDKSGKKRDLDSEREEHRRKAGEKAAKDEKYAQWGRGLAQGQMQQQKLEDALHEAQKPLARHYDDEDLDRMLREQEREGDPMAGMLRRKKERDTKTPAKPRYQGPPPPPNRFNIQPGYRWDGVDRSNGFEQKRYTRIADKKALQEEAYKWSVEDM